From the Lathyrus oleraceus cultivar Zhongwan6 chromosome 4, CAAS_Psat_ZW6_1.0, whole genome shotgun sequence genome, one window contains:
- the LOC127137995 gene encoding uncharacterized protein LOC127137995 produces the protein MSQQSNSSPSKNMHCSPSAEPSNPNREDPVADSVNTPHARRPKETVSGFSSSIVLEERTKDGSKYVHNAIATIVTGILSGNHEVPWVSIPLNTIEPDSVADQENIESLGKNISDDVEQTDAHKESNVDKPLDNVAGEEIHVTHDVSDNPNCEAETVDLEGFFDNELLPSILPSIAKRVRTRREKKNVAQRWKYVYQKRLALEMELAQNVLDCKDIMDLIQEAGLMKTVTQFSKCYEMLVKEFIVNLSEECADGKSKEFRKVYVRDKCVNFFPSVINKYLGRPDEAQPELEVRKLSLKGKLVASKLSVKYAILHKIGAANWVPTNHKSTVVVMLGKFIYAVGTKAKFDYGSYIVYQTLKHAGSFSVKGPIAFPSLICGIILNQFPNILTENDSVKKRDNPMSFNHKLFLGTHVPDIVMTSGQTSRVSNQPGKAAVIALLKETCRELEARKLNLEKLISSSEIEILV, from the exons ATGTCTCAACAATCCAACTCTTCTCCTTCCAAGAACATGCATTGTTCTCCTAGCGCCGAACCAAGCAACCCTAACAGAGAAGATCCTGTTGCTGACTCTGTGAATACCCcacatgcaagaagacctaaagaaactgTATCAGGCTTCTCCTCATCCATCGTTCTTGAGGAACGAACCAAAGACGGTTCCAAGTATGTTCACAATGCCATTGCCACTATAGTGACTGGAATACTGTCTGGAAATCATGAGGTCCCTTGGGTTTCCATTCCCTTAAACACTATTGAACCTGATAGTGTTGCTGATCAAGAAAATATTGAGTCTTTAGGAAAGAATATCTCTGATGATGTTGAGCAAACTGATGCTCATAAGGAGTCAAATGTTGACAAACCCTTAGATAATGTGGCTGGTGAGGAAATTCATGTCACTcatgatgtcagtgacaaccctaactGTGAGGCTGAAACAGTAGACCTGGAGGGATTTTTTGATAATGAGCTGTTGCCCTCTATCctccctagcatagccaaaagggttagaACTAGAAGAGAAAAGAAAAATGTGGCTCAAAG GTGGAAATATGTTTATCAGAAGAGGCTGGCTTTGGAAATGGAATTAGCTCAGAATGTCCTAGACTGTAAGGATATTATGGATCTTATTCAAGAGGCTGGTTTAATGAAGACTGTGACTCAGTTTTCAAAGTGCTATGAGATGTTGGTAAAGGAATTTATTGTTAATTTGTCTGAAGAATGTGCTGATGGCAAGTCTAAGGAATTCAGGAAAGTGTATGTGAGAGACAAGTGTGTAAATTTCTTTCCTTCAGTGATTAACAAGTATTTGGGAAGGCCTGATGAagctcaacctgagcttgag GTAAGGAAGTTGTCTCTCAAAGGAAAATTGGTGGCAAGTAAACTGAGTGTCAAGTATGCAATACTGCACAAGATTGGAGCTGCTAACTGGGTGCCCACCAATCATAAATCTACAGTTGTTGTAATGCTTGGAAAGTTTATAtatgctgttggaaccaaagccAAATTTGACTATGGCTCCTATATTGTTTATCAAACTTTGAAGCATGCAGgaagcttcagtgtgaagggtcctatagcctttccttctcTCATTTGTGGTATTATTTTGAATCAGTTTCCAAACATCTTAACTGAGAATGATTCTGTGAAGAAAAGAGACAACCCTATGTCTTTCAATCATAAGCTGTTCCTAGGTACccatgtccctgacattgtcatgacatctggtCAGACATCACGTGTAAGCAATCAGCCAGGTAAAGCTGCTGTCATTGCATTGCTCAAAGAAACCTGCAGGGAATtagaggcaaggaagctgaaCTTGGAAAAATTGATTAGCTCTTCAGAGATTGAAATTCTagtgtag